In one Fodinicola acaciae genomic region, the following are encoded:
- the yajC gene encoding preprotein translocase subunit YajC, with protein sequence MVIATAASSSPLNQFFPIIIVVALFALMYFFMIRPQSKRRKEAMEMQRTLGVGSDVVTIGGLYGTVVETDDESVTLEIDEGVTARYTRQAVARVLPAPAETAPAAESDADDTDDAEDEAPAAEAEQRPAADDDERPSDALSATAGDGTQAPKLSKES encoded by the coding sequence GTGGTAATCGCGACCGCGGCTAGCAGCTCCCCACTGAATCAGTTCTTCCCCATCATCATCGTGGTGGCGCTGTTCGCGCTGATGTACTTCTTCATGATCCGTCCGCAGTCCAAGCGCCGCAAAGAGGCGATGGAGATGCAGCGCACGCTCGGCGTCGGCTCGGACGTGGTGACCATCGGCGGCCTGTACGGCACGGTCGTCGAGACCGACGACGAGTCGGTGACGCTGGAGATCGACGAAGGCGTGACCGCTCGTTACACGCGGCAGGCGGTCGCGCGCGTACTGCCGGCGCCGGCCGAGACCGCGCCGGCCGCCGAGAGCGACGCGGACGACACCGACGACGCCGAGGACGAGGCGCCGGCCGCCGAGGCCGAGCAGCGGCCGGCGGCCGACGACGACGAGCGTCCCTCCGACGCGCTGTCGGCCACCGCCGGCGACGGCACGCAGGCCCCGAAGCTGTCCAAAGAAAGCTAG
- the ruvB gene encoding Holliday junction branch migration DNA helicase RuvB, whose translation MVSSYAQPAEREVEASLRPRQLTDFIGQPRVREQLELLLRSAQQRGRPPDHILLSGPPGLGKTSLAMIVAAELGVAIRITSGPAIERSGDLAAILTGLEAGEVLFIDEIHRIARPAEELLYSAMEDFRVDVVVGKGPGATAIPLDVEPFTLVGATTRSGLLTSPLRDRFGFVGHMDFYDPDELEIVIRRSAGILGVEVLDDGAVEIANRSRGTPRIANRLLRRVRDYAEVRAAGMIDRAVARRALRVYEVDELGLDRLDRAVLNALVGNFNGGPVGLSTLAVAVGEQPETVEEVAEPYLVRAGLLTRTPRGRVATPAAWRHLGRVPSAGGATLDLFGDES comes from the coding sequence GTGGTCTCCAGCTACGCGCAGCCGGCGGAGCGCGAGGTCGAGGCGAGCCTGCGGCCGCGGCAGCTGACCGACTTCATCGGCCAGCCGCGCGTACGCGAGCAGCTCGAGCTGCTGCTGCGGTCGGCGCAGCAGCGTGGCCGTCCGCCGGACCACATCCTGCTGTCCGGTCCGCCGGGTCTCGGCAAGACCTCGCTGGCGATGATCGTGGCCGCCGAGCTGGGCGTGGCGATCCGGATCACCAGCGGTCCGGCCATCGAGCGGTCGGGTGACCTGGCCGCGATCCTGACCGGCCTGGAGGCCGGCGAGGTGCTGTTCATCGACGAGATCCACCGGATCGCCCGGCCGGCCGAGGAGCTGCTCTACTCGGCGATGGAGGACTTCCGTGTCGACGTGGTGGTCGGCAAGGGGCCCGGTGCGACCGCGATCCCGCTGGACGTCGAGCCGTTCACGTTGGTCGGTGCGACCACGAGGTCGGGGTTGCTGACCTCACCGCTGCGCGACCGGTTCGGCTTCGTCGGCCACATGGACTTCTACGATCCGGACGAGCTGGAGATCGTGATCCGGCGCTCCGCCGGCATCCTCGGCGTGGAAGTGCTCGATGACGGTGCCGTCGAGATCGCGAACCGCTCGCGTGGCACGCCACGGATCGCCAACCGTCTGCTGCGCCGCGTCCGCGACTACGCCGAGGTGCGCGCCGCCGGCATGATCGACCGGGCGGTCGCGCGGCGAGCGCTGCGGGTGTACGAGGTGGACGAGCTCGGCCTCGACCGGCTCGACCGCGCCGTACTGAACGCTCTGGTCGGAAACTTCAACGGCGGTCCGGTCGGTTTGTCCACACTTGCGGTAGCTGTCGGTGAGCAGCCGGAGACCGTGGAGGAGGTCGCCGAGCCCTACCTGGTGCGCGCCGGACTGCTCACGCGTACGCCCCGTGGCAGAGTTGCCACTCCGGCCGCCTGGCGCCACCTGGGACGGGTACCCTCGGCAGGTGGCGCAACGCTCGACCTGTTCGGCGACGAGTCATAA
- the ruvA gene encoding Holliday junction branch migration protein RuvA yields MITSVSGTVARIGADRAVVEVGGVGLELHCTPRALAGLRTGGQGKVATSLVVREDSLTLYGFTDEDERDLFELLQTANGVGPALARTILSVLSPDEVRRAISTGDVATLTRVPRVGRKGAEKLIVELRDKIGAIVTSSPNGTSAASAMSEAPWRTQVRAGLISLGFTGKDIDGAIDAVAPADGSDPDVSQALRGAIQRLGRK; encoded by the coding sequence GTGATCACCTCGGTCTCCGGCACGGTCGCGCGGATCGGTGCCGACCGCGCGGTCGTCGAGGTCGGCGGTGTCGGCCTGGAGCTGCACTGCACGCCGCGCGCGCTGGCCGGCCTGCGCACCGGCGGCCAGGGCAAGGTGGCGACCAGCCTGGTCGTACGCGAGGACTCGCTGACGTTGTACGGCTTCACCGACGAGGACGAGCGCGACCTCTTCGAGCTGTTGCAGACCGCCAACGGGGTCGGTCCGGCGCTGGCCAGGACGATCCTGTCGGTGCTCAGCCCCGACGAGGTCCGCCGCGCGATCTCCACCGGGGACGTCGCGACGCTGACGCGCGTGCCACGCGTCGGGCGTAAAGGCGCGGAGAAGCTGATCGTCGAGCTGCGCGACAAGATCGGCGCGATCGTCACGTCGTCGCCCAACGGCACGTCGGCCGCCAGTGCGATGTCCGAAGCGCCGTGGCGTACGCAGGTGCGCGCCGGCCTGATCAGCCTCGGCTTCACCGGCAAGGACATCGACGGCGCGATCGACGCGGTCGCGCCGGCCGACGGCTCCGACCCGGACGTGTCGCAGGCGCTGCGTGGCGCTATCCAGCGGTTGGGTCGTAAGTGA
- the ruvC gene encoding crossover junction endodeoxyribonuclease RuvC, with protein MRVLGVDPGLTRCGVGVVDGGPGGRCKLVHVEVVRTPPDADIGARLLALDLAFTAAIARYQPDVVAVERVFSQHNVRTVMGTAQAGAVALTAAARAGVRVAMHTPSEVKAAVTGSGRADKAQVTTMVTRLLKLSDRPKPADAADALALAICHCWRSPMQTKMQTKLQQRLAVGR; from the coding sequence GTGCGGGTGCTGGGCGTCGACCCGGGGTTGACACGGTGCGGCGTGGGGGTGGTCGACGGCGGTCCCGGCGGCCGCTGCAAGCTGGTCCACGTCGAGGTCGTACGGACCCCGCCGGACGCCGACATCGGCGCGCGGTTGCTCGCGCTCGACCTGGCCTTCACGGCGGCGATCGCGCGATACCAACCCGACGTGGTCGCGGTCGAGCGGGTCTTCAGCCAACACAACGTACGAACCGTGATGGGGACCGCGCAGGCCGGTGCGGTGGCACTGACCGCCGCCGCGCGCGCCGGCGTACGGGTGGCGATGCACACTCCGAGTGAGGTCAAGGCGGCGGTGACCGGCAGCGGCCGCGCGGACAAGGCACAGGTGACGACGATGGTGACCCGACTGCTCAAGCTCTCCGACCGGCCGAAACCGGCCGACGCGGCGGACGCGCTGGCGCTGGCGATCTGCCACTGCTGGCGCAGCCCCATGCAGACCAAGATGCAGACCAAGCTGCAGCAGCGGTTGGCGGTGGGCCGGTGA
- a CDS encoding MFS transporter, translated as MATSTPTRPHSLGKLMAAGLIGSSIEWYDFFIYGTAAALVFGPLFFPYASPLIGTLLAFSTFWAGFIARPIGGLVFGHIGDRVGRKPALVTCLAITGSATFLIGVLPTAATIGAAAPILLVTLRFLQGIAVGGQWGGVTLLLTESARARNRGLAGSFCQMGVPIGVILGNVAFLVASESMSSAAFTAWGWRVPFLLSALLFPVLAFIQLRFEDTPAFKELQEKRAAATTEKKEASPLLTVIRTHWRPILLGSGLLFACNSIFYVSISGLLDYGTRVLHLERDGLLLFGLISSAINVGVILLSGHFSDRIGRRPLIVAGAVLLVLWAFPFFWLVDTASLAMILVAVTIGGFGSSLVYGPLAAYLSELFSPEVRYSGASMAYQLASILVSGGTPFLMTALLAATGTSASVSGFLALMALCTLGAALLLPETIGAKARPAAVKAKSV; from the coding sequence ATGGCCACTTCCACCCCCACCCGTCCCCACTCGCTCGGCAAGTTGATGGCCGCCGGCCTGATCGGCAGCTCGATCGAGTGGTACGACTTCTTCATCTACGGCACGGCCGCGGCGCTGGTCTTCGGTCCGCTGTTCTTCCCGTACGCGTCACCGCTGATCGGCACACTGCTGGCCTTCAGCACGTTCTGGGCCGGCTTCATCGCGCGGCCGATCGGCGGACTGGTCTTCGGCCACATCGGCGACCGGGTCGGCCGCAAGCCGGCACTGGTGACCTGCCTGGCCATCACCGGCTCGGCGACCTTCCTGATCGGCGTACTGCCGACCGCCGCGACGATCGGCGCGGCGGCGCCGATCCTGTTGGTCACTCTGCGGTTCCTGCAAGGCATCGCGGTCGGCGGCCAGTGGGGCGGTGTCACGTTGCTGCTCACCGAAAGCGCGAGGGCACGCAACCGCGGCCTGGCCGGCTCGTTCTGCCAGATGGGGGTGCCGATCGGCGTGATCCTCGGCAATGTCGCCTTCCTGGTGGCCAGCGAGTCGATGAGCTCGGCGGCCTTCACGGCGTGGGGTTGGCGCGTGCCGTTCCTGCTGAGCGCACTGCTCTTCCCGGTGCTGGCCTTCATCCAGCTGCGCTTCGAGGACACGCCGGCTTTCAAGGAACTGCAGGAAAAACGTGCCGCCGCGACGACAGAAAAGAAGGAGGCCTCTCCCCTGCTGACGGTGATCCGTACGCACTGGCGGCCGATCCTGCTCGGCTCCGGACTGCTGTTCGCGTGCAACTCGATCTTCTACGTCAGCATCTCCGGCCTGCTCGACTACGGCACGCGCGTCCTACACCTGGAACGCGACGGGCTGCTGCTGTTTGGCCTGATCTCCTCGGCGATCAACGTCGGCGTGATCCTGCTGTCCGGCCATTTCTCCGACCGGATCGGCCGGCGCCCGCTCATCGTGGCCGGCGCGGTGCTGCTGGTGCTGTGGGCCTTCCCGTTCTTCTGGCTGGTGGACACCGCGTCGCTGGCGATGATCCTGGTCGCGGTGACGATCGGCGGCTTCGGCTCCAGCCTGGTCTACGGTCCGCTCGCCGCCTATCTGAGCGAGCTGTTCAGCCCGGAGGTGCGCTATTCCGGCGCGTCGATGGCGTACCAGTTGGCCTCGATCCTGGTCAGCGGCGGCACGCCGTTCCTGATGACCGCGCTGCTCGCCGCGACCGGCACGTCGGCCTCGGTCTCGGGCTTCCTGGCGCTGATGGCCCTTTGCACGCTCGGCGCCGCGCTGCTGTTGCCGGAGACGATCGGCGCGAAAGCCCGTCCAGCGGCGGTGAAAGCTAAGAGTGTGTGA
- a CDS encoding S9 family peptidase — MDPVDALPDQLARTRLFARGVPERFTIVDDGATVLFLRGRAGDDPDTCLWSFDAETGVERLLAERVDTYATDDTGRLIAYATGGRLAVIRDGEQRLSPVEGPVTDPRPDPTGRRIAYVRDGALRVVDGDDDRELAASDGPEVSFGIGEHTTDARGFWWSPDGNALLVARIDASRVERWHLADPADPTRPPRVLRYAAVGTPNVDASLWIVGLDGSRVEVRWDRAAYEYLPAAGWDADGPYAVVQSRDQRTARYLAIGPGGDTIVLAEWTDPCWTQVVPGLPALTATGALVAHADIGDTRHLTIDGDAVTPPGLQVRSVLSVDGERVLFTASDEPTETHVWSYDGRLVRLTDGSAVHTGCRRHGTSVTVSRDLTAPGGRFLVRRKESPDQEIRSFAERPVLAPHRIRMDLGDLGLRAALHLPSWHRPGMRLPVLLDPYGGGALQRVTAELTWRVLISQWFAEQGFAVVVADGRGTPGRGPAWERAVHGDLYRLVLEDQLTALREAARRQPDLDLDRVGIRGWSFSGGLAIRAVLRHPEVFSAAVAGAGVTDQRLYNAHWRERFLGHPDEFPERYEECSLIREAATLRRPLLLMHGMLDDNVHVVNTLRFADALSRAGRDHELMLIPGAGHRPFATPAAGAVLRRQAGFLRDRLGITHS, encoded by the coding sequence ATGGATCCGGTCGACGCGTTGCCAGACCAGCTCGCTCGTACGCGCCTGTTCGCTAGAGGTGTGCCTGAGCGGTTCACCATCGTCGACGACGGCGCCACCGTGCTGTTTCTGCGTGGTCGCGCCGGCGACGACCCGGACACCTGCCTGTGGTCCTTCGATGCCGAGACCGGCGTGGAGCGGCTGCTCGCCGAGCGTGTCGACACGTACGCGACCGACGACACCGGCCGTCTGATCGCGTACGCGACCGGCGGCCGGCTCGCCGTGATCCGCGACGGCGAGCAGCGGCTGTCGCCGGTCGAAGGACCGGTGACCGATCCGCGGCCGGATCCGACCGGCCGGCGCATCGCGTACGTCCGTGACGGCGCGCTGCGAGTGGTCGACGGCGACGACGATCGCGAGCTGGCCGCCTCCGACGGACCTGAGGTGAGCTTTGGCATTGGCGAGCACACCACCGACGCGCGCGGATTCTGGTGGTCGCCCGACGGCAACGCATTGCTGGTCGCGCGGATCGACGCGAGCCGGGTCGAGCGCTGGCATCTGGCCGATCCGGCCGATCCGACGCGACCGCCGCGCGTGCTCCGCTATGCGGCTGTCGGCACGCCAAACGTCGACGCGTCGCTGTGGATCGTCGGTCTCGACGGCTCGCGTGTGGAGGTGCGCTGGGATCGAGCCGCGTACGAATATCTGCCGGCCGCCGGTTGGGACGCGGACGGGCCGTACGCGGTGGTCCAGTCGCGTGACCAGCGGACGGCCCGCTATCTGGCCATCGGGCCAGGTGGCGACACGATCGTGCTCGCGGAGTGGACGGATCCGTGCTGGACGCAGGTCGTCCCGGGGTTGCCGGCGCTGACCGCGACCGGTGCGCTGGTGGCGCACGCGGACATCGGCGACACGCGGCACCTGACGATCGACGGCGACGCTGTCACGCCGCCGGGACTGCAGGTGCGATCGGTGCTCAGCGTCGACGGCGAGCGTGTCCTGTTCACCGCCTCCGACGAACCGACCGAGACACACGTGTGGTCGTACGACGGCAGGCTCGTGCGGCTGACCGACGGCTCCGCGGTGCACACCGGCTGCCGGCGACACGGCACCTCGGTGACGGTCAGCCGCGATCTGACCGCCCCGGGCGGCCGGTTTCTGGTGCGGCGAAAGGAAAGTCCGGATCAGGAGATCCGGTCGTTCGCCGAGCGGCCGGTGCTCGCGCCGCACCGGATCCGGATGGACCTCGGAGACCTCGGCCTGCGCGCCGCGCTGCACCTGCCGTCGTGGCACCGGCCAGGCATGCGGTTGCCGGTGCTACTCGACCCGTACGGTGGCGGCGCGCTGCAGCGGGTCACGGCCGAGCTGACCTGGCGTGTCCTGATCTCGCAATGGTTCGCCGAGCAGGGGTTCGCCGTAGTCGTCGCCGATGGCCGCGGCACGCCGGGACGCGGCCCGGCCTGGGAACGCGCGGTCCACGGCGACCTCTACCGGCTGGTGCTCGAGGACCAGCTGACGGCGTTGCGCGAGGCCGCGCGCCGCCAGCCGGATCTCGACCTGGACCGGGTCGGCATCCGCGGCTGGTCGTTCAGCGGCGGCCTGGCGATCCGCGCCGTGTTGCGGCATCCGGAGGTCTTCAGCGCGGCCGTTGCCGGCGCCGGCGTCACCGACCAGCGGCTCTACAACGCGCACTGGCGCGAGCGGTTCCTCGGCCACCCGGACGAGTTTCCGGAGCGTTACGAGGAATGTTCGCTGATCCGCGAGGCCGCCACGCTGCGCCGGCCGCTGCTGCTGATGCACGGCATGCTCGACGACAACGTGCACGTGGTCAACACGCTCCGCTTCGCCGACGCGCTCTCGCGTGCGGGTCGCGACCACGAGCTGATGCTCATCCCCGGCGCCGGCCATCGTCCGTTCGCGACACCGGCGGCCGGGGCCGTGTTACGTCGTCAGGCCGGTTTTCTCCGCGACCGGCTCGGCATCACACACTCTTAG
- a CDS encoding MFS transporter: MSVSGVPQEAPTEATPSADRRQRRRAVLAAAVGTLLEYYDYYLYGLASAVVFPKLFFPSGDPVVSQLLSFATFAVGFILRPLGGIVLGHIADRVGRRPVLIFTIVTMGIASTLIGLLPTYAQIGVLAPILLIVLRLVQGFSTGGEIGGAASLAVENAPPRRRGLYGSLLLAGAGVALFVSSGLMNGASALPGDAFLTWAWRVPFLLSVVLLVGGLLIRRGVHETPVFTANKDKSRAPLLEVLRRPRMWVFGILFGFANSIGGYVLTVYGPSYLQGRHVSATVALSAVQVASAFEIVLAPTWGWLSDRYGRRPMFLVPCVGLAVLIFPIFWLWNTGNPVLVFAGMVLGFSVCVIGMSALSQTILSELFSTSARTTGISVGYQFTAVFAGGFAPLIATAIGTAPGVAVYLIIACVLSAVAMLLLPERSRADLATID; this comes from the coding sequence ATGAGCGTTTCCGGAGTGCCGCAGGAGGCACCAACCGAGGCCACACCGTCCGCCGACCGGCGCCAGCGCCGCCGTGCCGTGCTCGCCGCGGCCGTCGGAACGTTGCTGGAGTATTACGACTACTACCTCTACGGCCTGGCCTCGGCGGTCGTCTTTCCCAAGCTGTTCTTCCCGTCCGGCGACCCGGTGGTCTCGCAACTGCTCTCGTTCGCGACCTTCGCCGTCGGCTTCATCCTGCGCCCGCTCGGCGGCATCGTGCTGGGTCATATCGCCGACCGGGTCGGCCGCCGGCCGGTGCTGATCTTCACGATCGTCACGATGGGGATCGCCTCGACGCTGATCGGCCTGCTGCCGACGTACGCGCAGATCGGCGTACTCGCGCCCATCCTGTTGATCGTGCTGCGGCTCGTGCAGGGATTCTCGACCGGTGGCGAGATCGGCGGTGCGGCGTCTTTGGCCGTCGAAAACGCACCACCGCGGCGGCGCGGCCTCTACGGCTCGCTGCTGCTGGCGGGCGCCGGCGTGGCACTGTTCGTGTCGTCCGGCCTGATGAACGGCGCGTCGGCACTGCCTGGCGACGCCTTCCTGACCTGGGCCTGGCGCGTGCCGTTCCTGCTGAGCGTCGTGCTGCTGGTCGGTGGCCTGCTGATCCGCCGCGGCGTACACGAGACGCCGGTCTTCACCGCCAACAAGGACAAGTCGCGCGCGCCGCTGCTGGAGGTGCTGCGCCGGCCGCGGATGTGGGTCTTCGGCATCCTGTTCGGCTTCGCCAACTCGATCGGCGGCTATGTGCTGACCGTGTACGGCCCGAGCTACCTGCAGGGCCGCCATGTCTCGGCGACCGTGGCGCTGTCGGCCGTACAGGTCGCGTCGGCGTTCGAGATCGTGCTGGCACCGACCTGGGGCTGGCTGTCCGACCGGTATGGCCGGCGGCCGATGTTCCTGGTGCCGTGCGTCGGCCTCGCCGTGCTGATCTTCCCGATCTTCTGGCTGTGGAACACCGGCAACCCGGTGCTCGTCTTCGCCGGCATGGTGCTCGGCTTCTCGGTCTGTGTGATCGGCATGTCCGCGCTGTCGCAGACGATCCTGTCCGAGCTGTTCAGCACCTCCGCGCGCACCACCGGCATCAGCGTCGGCTATCAGTTCACCGCGGTTTTCGCCGGCGGATTCGCGCCGTTGATCGCGACGGCCATAGGCACCGCGCCGGGAGTCGCGGTCTACTTGATCATCGCGTGTGTGCTGAGCGCGGTGGCGATGCTGCTGCTGCCGGAGCGCTCGCGCGCCGACCTCGCGACCATCGACTGA
- a CDS encoding N,N-dimethylformamidase beta subunit family domain-containing protein: protein MPVIGYVSDERYLALPGAAVEISDGTRFWRTVSTASGAIDVDCPPGTYRVTLARDGYGAKHVDAVIGGAPHQFRLTSDQLYGYVWPKWSRSGESAEFRVHSPAAYRLSMHRYGAGVQECGVVGWFDEHAPRATVQTTPDGDFTQTGVDWNSRGYVDPAMRQFVTAPERGGLYYFHAENEAGQFFSFPWVVAPARPTARIAVLASTNTWNAYNNFGGRSNYINPVGLPDRPVLVPRQELRRYGDSSYAENAFPDDDYPPLSFERPEPLNQVLRGERPEDPVRGRQPCHLASAEWRLLSWLERNGYPYDLYADAQLHDGTLDLDAYRVLVLNTHPEYWSREMYAAVHSWVFERGGRLMYLGGNGVDCEVEFVNDGTALHYLTQQGPGFFDKYESRMHRTYRPTSELLGVVFTPAGAMTSAPYEVVDARHWAFAGTGLATGDVFGRFSLHERCPGGASGHETDKRTPHSPDGTTVIARGQNVDNGGAEIVHFATPGGGEVFSAGSITWSTALPVDEAVGAVTANVLDRFLG, encoded by the coding sequence GTGCCGGTCATCGGCTATGTCAGCGACGAGCGCTATCTGGCCCTGCCAGGCGCCGCGGTGGAGATCAGCGACGGGACGCGGTTCTGGCGTACGGTCTCCACCGCCAGCGGCGCGATCGACGTGGACTGCCCACCCGGCACCTACCGCGTCACTCTGGCGCGCGACGGTTACGGCGCCAAGCACGTCGACGCGGTCATCGGCGGCGCGCCGCACCAGTTCCGGCTGACGTCCGACCAGCTCTACGGCTACGTCTGGCCGAAGTGGTCGCGCTCCGGTGAGTCCGCGGAGTTTCGCGTGCACTCGCCGGCGGCGTACCGGCTGAGCATGCACCGCTACGGCGCCGGTGTGCAGGAATGCGGCGTCGTCGGCTGGTTCGACGAGCACGCGCCGCGCGCGACCGTACAGACGACGCCGGACGGCGACTTTACCCAGACCGGCGTCGACTGGAACAGCCGCGGCTACGTCGACCCGGCGATGCGCCAGTTTGTCACAGCGCCGGAGCGCGGCGGCCTCTACTACTTCCACGCGGAGAACGAGGCCGGCCAGTTCTTCAGCTTTCCGTGGGTCGTCGCGCCGGCGCGGCCGACCGCGCGCATCGCGGTGCTCGCGTCGACCAACACCTGGAACGCGTACAACAACTTCGGCGGACGCAGCAACTACATCAACCCGGTCGGCCTGCCGGACCGGCCGGTCCTGGTGCCGCGCCAGGAGTTGCGCCGCTATGGCGACTCGTCGTACGCGGAGAACGCCTTCCCCGACGACGACTATCCGCCGCTGTCCTTCGAGCGACCCGAGCCTCTCAACCAGGTCCTCCGCGGCGAGCGTCCGGAGGACCCGGTGCGCGGCCGCCAGCCGTGCCACCTCGCCTCGGCGGAGTGGCGGCTGCTGAGCTGGCTCGAGCGCAACGGCTATCCGTACGACCTCTACGCCGACGCGCAGCTGCACGACGGCACCCTCGACCTGGATGCCTATCGCGTACTCGTGCTGAACACGCATCCGGAGTACTGGTCGCGAGAGATGTACGCGGCGGTGCACTCGTGGGTCTTCGAACGCGGCGGCCGGCTGATGTACCTCGGCGGCAACGGCGTCGACTGCGAGGTGGAGTTTGTCAATGACGGCACCGCCTTGCACTATCTGACGCAGCAGGGACCGGGGTTCTTCGACAAGTACGAGAGCCGGATGCACCGCACCTACCGGCCGACCTCGGAGCTGCTCGGCGTGGTGTTCACGCCGGCCGGCGCGATGACCTCGGCGCCGTACGAGGTGGTGGACGCGCGGCACTGGGCCTTCGCCGGCACCGGCCTGGCCACCGGGGACGTGTTCGGCCGGTTCAGCCTGCACGAGCGGTGTCCCGGCGGCGCGTCCGGCCACGAGACCGACAAACGTACGCCGCACTCACCGGACGGCACGACCGTCATCGCGCGCGGCCAGAACGTCGACAACGGCGGCGCCGAGATCGTGCAC